The DNA window AAGGAGGAACTGGAATACACCAAAGGCTTTTTGGCTTCGGTGAGTAAAAAACTCAGCAATGAACGCTTTGTGAATAATGCTCCGGAAGCAGTTGTTGCCAAGGAAAAACAAAAGCAGCAAGACGCCGAAGAAAGGATTAAGGTTCTAGAGAAGCAGTTGGAGAGCCTAAGTTGATTATTCCCGTGCATTCCCACATTTGTTGCAGGACACGGGTTCCCCTACAATGTTTTCGTCATTCCAGTGCTAGTCACTGGAATCTATTTTTTTTCCAGTAAAAAATTGTAGTCTCCAAGAACTCGCTTTGCATCTCCGCACAAATTACGGGATTGGAGTGATGAAGCTTTGGATCTTCCCTATTGTTTGAATTTTCAGTTTTTAAAAAGCATCCTCGAACCAAGGTAATTCTTATCCCTTAGCTAATTCGTAACACTAAATTATTTTTCGTAATTGTGAATGCTAATCTATAAAAATCCTTTTCACGCTTTTTTGACCTCCAGCTTTTACTTCAAGAAGATAAATACCACTTTTCAAGTCGGCTGTTACAAGTATGAAATGATTAGCAGTTTTAGCTATTCTGTTTTCGATCTTTAAGACTCTCCCAGCGATATCCATCACAATTACTTCAAGCTCGTTTATTTCTGAGAAGTTTTCAGATAAAGCTATTTTAACGAAATCATCTGCCGGATTGGGGTATGTTATGAAAGTAAAGTTTGAATTCTGAAATGCTTCTTGTCCATAATCCAAACCAATTTTCGTCTGAATTTTTTGGGCTTGGTAGTCATTACTATTACAAATGTTATTGATTTCTGCAGCTGTAGCCAAGATTATAGACGCATCGCAGCTTCTACCCAATCGACTGATTTGCAAATCTGAATTTGGTAATAGGTCTGACTCAGAATTTACATCAATAGTATGCCCAGCAATAACGTTGGTGAAACCCGGGTTCACGGGATGAACAGCCGTTGCTGTTATAGTACTATTACTTACTGTAATTGTTTCCAAGGCACTAACATCTTCGTCAATCGTGGAGTTATTGATATTTAGATTCTGAGTAGCACCGAAGAAACCATTGTTTTTACTGTCAAAAGGAGATTTGTTAAACCAATTGTAATTGTATATAGCTCCATAAGGAATCCATTGACTATTATCAGGACCGTAAGAATATGAATGAACGACTAATTCAGTTTCCCATGTACTTTTATGTAAGAATTTTTCTCCATTGTTATTTTCAAAAACTAAAATTAAAGATAGATTAAGGTCGTCAATATTTAAATTTGGATGAATAAAACCAATCTTACTTTCATCTATAATTATTGCATTTTCTTCTGCACAAGCCAGGGGTATTAAGTCGGATGTCCATTGTGTGTCATTAATAACAGATCCGCCACTTGTAGCTATAATACTATGTCTATTTAAATCAACAACATTCAGTTGAAAGTATTCTTCAACAATGTTTAAGTCTGAAGCAGGATTTAAGGCAATTTTTATACTCTGTTGATTAATATTAAACCACTTCCTAATCCGAGTTTCATAATATCCGCCTGGTAAACTCGAAACTTGCCGATAAGTCCACCCGGTATACATTTCAATTATTGGTTTTTCCAACAAGGTATAAACCCCCAAAATTTCATTATATAAAGGATATCGATCATCAAAATTGGGTAGTTGATTATTAGGTACAAAACTGGAACCTGGAGTAAATAGTGGTTTTGTAAAATAGTTAAAATTGGAAGTTAGAGTCCCACTAAAATTATGTTCAAGTTGTATTGACATTGGCGGTAATGACACAGTGTTTGCACCATCCTTTTTTTTGCCACCACCTACGAAAAAGTCTATTATTGACAAGGCTTCCGAGATATAAGGCACAGCTTTTAATTCAGGAATATTGTTTGTTAAAAAGCTTCCGAGATTATCAATACCCGATTTCATGTCGGTTTCTTTACTTTTCCCTGTTGCTGTATTTTTTGCATCCGTTTTAAATACACTAAAAGATTTATAGCCTTTTTTCCCTGTTTCTATTAACTGTCCCGCTTTTTTAACTGTCCCGTAGAAGTCATTCCAATTTGCAGAACTGGAAGAGCTTGCATTTGCCTTATTAACGATAGTTTGAATACTACCATTACTAAAGCCTTTTAATTCTATTGTGGCTTCATCAATTAAATTTACATCAAATTTCAAATTACTGATCCCGCCTGGATTACTAATGGGAGGTGTACAGGTGCACGGATCATAATTGACCGGAAAATCGGCATAATGCCAATGTTTCACAAGAGTGCCTCCATTGGTTAGCTTCTGAACATTGGATGCTACCGCGGTTGGATCAAAATTTTTAAGAGGTTTTTGCACTTTGTTAACTGAGCCTAAAAGTGCTGTATTATAGTCACCTTCAATTTCCAGCACAATTTCGGTCAGGTTGTTTTGGTTTAGTTGATCAATAGCTACAAATACCCTAATGATAGAACGGAATTTATTATATAAAACAAAGAAGAGTTGCCCGGATGCTGTCGGTGGAAGAAGAGGGTTACCCAGTTTATCAAGTCCTAAATCAACATAAAGTAATTCCCAACCGTCTTCGGGCTCAAAATCGTCTGTACCGTAAAGACTTGTTACCCCACCATTATTAACATTGTAAGGATTTGCCTGTTGTTGAACAGCCCCTCCAACAAAATTTACGTTGTATGGATCCTGAGTCCAATCGAAAAAGTTGTTTAGATAATTTGGATGTTGATTATTTACGGGATTTGAAGGGTCGGTCATTACTCCAGTTGGAGGGCACGGTATTTGTTGAGCAGCCAATGGTGAAGATATGACCATCAAAAAAAGAATAGCATAATAGTTTTTCATACTTATTATTGTTTGATACCGGAAAAAATGTCATTTACATAAGGATCATTCAAAACACTCCATTGGCAGGTGTCATTTGGATTAAAAGGAAATATCCCGAAATCCATAAGTAAATTTTTATTATTATCTACCACTCCAAAAGCACTGAGACCATTGCAACAACCGATCTTAGTACCGATAGAGCTCAGATAAAAACTCCGATAACCTAGTTGAATATCTTCTAGTCCCCCGCCACCCAAACTACTTGTTGAGCATTTAGGTGTAATGCCTGCAATGGAATATTTTCGATCACCCCAAAAATCTGTTGTGGTATCAATTTCAAAAAAGTTTTTTTCCTCAGGAGCACTTTCCATATAGCCTTCAAAACGACCAAGTACTCTTGAACTGTCTTTGGGAACAGTGATGAGTAGGCGAGTAAAAACAGCAGTATCACTATTATTCGGAAAACAAGTTTTGTCACTTTCTTTATACACTTTTAGAGTAATAGGAATCGGAGTGTAATTTGGTAATCCAAAACGCAATGAAAATTCCCTTGTATTCCAAACACGCGGATCCGTGCCCACACTCCATTCGTAATAGTCAGCTTCGAAATCTGCCCTGAACAGCGCGAAATTTGAATTCAGAATCGTGTCTGTAGCAACATCTTTAGATTCAAATCCATCACTGGGTTTCGGTCCATTACCCAAAAGCTCGTAAATTGTAAAACTGGCATCTGATTTAGTCTGTCCACAGCAAGGGTCATAATTATTACAATCTACATTGCACGGGTCTTCGCAATCTTCATTGCAAGCAATAAAAGTGCTGAGAATAAAAATTGAAAAAATTAATGCAAATTGATTTTTCATTGATATTGTCTCTTTAGATAACAGTTAACTTCACCCCTAAAAAAATTAGTTAATGGTGTCAATTGTTATACGTTGTTTGCCTGCCAAGATGAGTAAAGTTTTTGAATCGAAATTTGTCCAACTTTGAAATTCCCTGAATTAAATTTTCAATTCTGATCGTTTCAAATTAATTATTGTTTCATTGAATTATGACCCGAATTATTTGCCTAAGTCTTCTATTTGCCCTTGCAGATCTATCACATAAAGAGTGAGTTCCTCTATTTTTTCAAGCAATAGGCGGTTCATATCCGCAACATCTACCCCAGATTCCATCACCTCTTTTGTACTTGGGATATTAGGTAAATGCCCATTTTCTTTAATATAATCGTCTAGTTCTTGAATATTTCTCAGCTCATATCCATCTTCAAAAACATAGTCTGACCAGTTATGTGCTGTGACTATAACGCGTCTTGCCGCTATTTTACCGTTTACATGAAGTTCAGCGTCAGAATGGGGTCCATTGTTACGATTACCAATAGTAACTTTATCCCATAACCTAATTTGTCGCTCTCCAACTTCTTCACCCGCGCCCACGATATCGAGATTTGGAGTCCAGATTTGATAACCAATTTTTCCAGCGTTCACTTCTTTCTCAACACCATAGCCAAATTCAAGATAATTACTTTCACGGATTTCTACGTTATTTTCATGCCTTGAAATTCCATTGAATGTAGAAAGGTTTGAAACGGAAAAATTTTGTTGAACATTTAAATCTCCAATTAAATTGGAACTTCCTTTTACCTGAAATTTATGAGAACCAATATTGATATCAGCATAAGTTTCTCCAATAGAAATCTTGCTATTTAACATTAATATATCATCCTCAAAAGTTGCATTATCCTTGAAAGTCGATTGGTTATGAGTTACAAAACCTCCATAAACATCTAAATTCAATGGTCCTAAACCTATGATATTGGTGTAGGTAGAATTATTTCCGCTGTATTTAAATTTTAATCCCCCGGTAAACCCTTCATTTTTAATCTGAAAATTTCTATAGTGAGTAGTTGAAATCTCAGTGTCTGCATAATTCCAATTAATATTTATTGCCGGAAGGTTTGAATTAGGTGTACCCCCTGGCGCAGCATTATCAGATTGGATTGTTGTGGTCACATCAGTTCCGTTCAATTGCCATTCCAAGTGACTTTGACTTAATACATTTGAGAAAATAAATAGTAATGATATTAGAGTTATATAAAATCTCTTCATGCGTTCTTACTTTGTTGTTGCAGCTCTAATCAAAAAAAAAAAATATAACATCAAACTTTTATCATAAAATTCATAAAATAAATATCTAAATACATTTAATGGGTAGATACTGAATAACATGAAATCGAAAAAATATAATAAGCATGATTAAGGTTTAGGAGAAGCAATTGAAAAGTTTGAGTTGATTATTCCCACGCCCCGCGGCATGGCGGGGGACACGGGATCCCCTTCAATGTTTTCGTCATTCCAGTGCATTTCACAATAATCTCTTTTGACTCCAGTAACTTCTTTCAACCCGACCCCGCATCAATTTTCGGTTTTAGTCTCAAATCTGCGCCGGGACAATTCCATATCACATTATATTACACATTCGTAATCCGAAATTCGTAATTCTTAATTTCTAAAGAACATCCCCGACCCCAGAAAATTCTCATCCCCTCTCCAGTTTGGCTGCCAGTAATACATCTTCGGATCTTCTTCATCAAAATCTTTATCTCCAACAATTAGGTTGAACCTGAAATTTTTCCAGTCTTTACCTTGCAATTGCTCAATGTATGAAAGTGGAATGGCCCATTCAAAAGTATAGCCTTCTTCATTTGCTTTGCAAGCGTATTGACTTCCTTCAGGCAGTTTTTCGCTCTTCCATGTTTGCGATTCATTTTTGCCTTTCTCCGGAGTCATTAGAA is part of the Hyphobacterium sp. CCMP332 genome and encodes:
- a CDS encoding T9SS type A sorting domain-containing protein, with amino-acid sequence MKNYYAILFLMVISSPLAAQQIPCPPTGVMTDPSNPVNNQHPNYLNNFFDWTQDPYNVNFVGGAVQQQANPYNVNNGGVTSLYGTDDFEPEDGWELLYVDLGLDKLGNPLLPPTASGQLFFVLYNKFRSIIRVFVAIDQLNQNNLTEIVLEIEGDYNTALLGSVNKVQKPLKNFDPTAVASNVQKLTNGGTLVKHWHYADFPVNYDPCTCTPPISNPGGISNLKFDVNLIDEATIELKGFSNGSIQTIVNKANASSSSSANWNDFYGTVKKAGQLIETGKKGYKSFSVFKTDAKNTATGKSKETDMKSGIDNLGSFLTNNIPELKAVPYISEALSIIDFFVGGGKKKDGANTVSLPPMSIQLEHNFSGTLTSNFNYFTKPLFTPGSSFVPNNQLPNFDDRYPLYNEILGVYTLLEKPIIEMYTGWTYRQVSSLPGGYYETRIRKWFNINQQSIKIALNPASDLNIVEEYFQLNVVDLNRHSIIATSGGSVINDTQWTSDLIPLACAEENAIIIDESKIGFIHPNLNIDDLNLSLILVFENNNGEKFLHKSTWETELVVHSYSYGPDNSQWIPYGAIYNYNWFNKSPFDSKNNGFFGATQNLNINNSTIDEDVSALETITVSNSTITATAVHPVNPGFTNVIAGHTIDVNSESDLLPNSDLQISRLGRSCDASIILATAAEINNICNSNDYQAQKIQTKIGLDYGQEAFQNSNFTFITYPNPADDFVKIALSENFSEINELEVIVMDIAGRVLKIENRIAKTANHFILVTADLKSGIYLLEVKAGGQKSVKRIFID